GAACCAGTCTCTCGGTTGCGATCCGGAATGACAATGGCTTCGTTTGTTTCTTGGCTCGGGGTGGTTGGTATCGATTGGTTATAGATTCTTTTTTCGGAAATCACGATAGCCTTGGTCAGATCAAAGTGAGAAGGAAGATACACTTCTGTGGGCGCATCGGAAAATCTTCCTTTCCAAATGACCAATTGGAATCTTTTATCGGCAAAATATTTGGACTCTGTATTTCCTGGTTTGATAGCCGCCCAAGAAAAAACTTTATTCCATGTATCCGATCCAACCGCATTGTAATGACTACTCATCAATCGCCCTTGGCTCTTTCGTAAATACCCACGTTCGATCACATGGTTGTTTAGGTTAAAACTGGTTCCATAATTTCCAACCACAGAAAAGTCTTCTTCATTCCATGCATCTTTTGTTGTGATGAGTTTCGAAGGATTTCCATTCATATACTCCGCATGGTTGTTATAATAATAATCCCAATGCCATTGTGTTCCCGAAACGATAGGATTGTAAAAATCGGCAAACCTAGATTTGGAAGTTTGGTTTCCATCCGAAACTTCCATCGCTTGGTAAACGGCATTGATCATTCGAGGTGTATCTTTTGCCCCCGTTCCTTTTAACCACATACCAAATTCACTGAGGAAAACAGGGATTTTTAAGTATCTAGATTCCTTTCTGATTTCATCTAAGTATTTAAAATAAGTAGCATTGTCGATTCCTGTGAGATCTGTTCCCATACGACCGGCATCATAGAAATGAGAATTAAAAACAAAACCAGGACCAGGTGGGGATAACAAATGTCCTCCTCCTGTAGCAGGTGCAATCGCCGAACCAATGTTTGTATTCCAGAATACTAGAGGTTCTGCAAATACCCATTTGTTTTCCCAACCATTTTGGTTTAGAATGGTCCTGACTTTTTTGTACATAGGCCAAAGTTTTTGATTGTCCCATTGTGCAGGTGTCAATCCTTCCATTCCCCCATCCACAGGTTCATTAAAGGGATCAAGTCCGAGCACATAAGAAAATTCTTCCGCAGTCAGTTTCTCTTTCAGATAAGCAGAAGTTTTTCCAATTTGCCAAAGGAACTCAGTTTGCATATTTCTCGAACCAAGACTTGTCGATAGTGGGGCGTTGTTCCAAAAATTACGAAAAGCTCTCCGAACCGCTTCATTGGTTAAATTGTTCTGGCTCCAACTGGCACAAATGATTCCACAATATTCGGTAGGATAACTTCCCCCTTTGGTGATCCAAGCCGGGGCTCCATTACCTGTATGCCAAGAGTTTTTATTAAATAGATGGCGAGAAAATAAATCTTCATGATAATCCAAAAGAATGTACATTCGTTTGGCGGTTGCTTTTTTCATTTGAGAGATGATGGCATCTAAATAATTATAATCGATGGTATCAACTGCAGGATGAACTCCTTCCCAAGCAATCGTATAACGAATGATATTTGACCCTGTGGTTTTGCCAAGCCGACCAAATGCTATTTCAGCATCCGATGCATTTGCAAAAGGTTTGAATCCATGTTGTGCCAATTTCATATTCCCTGAGATATTAAAACCTCGGAAACTGACTTCACGTCCAAGCCCATCCACAAAGATTTGGTCTGTGAATTGGTTGTTAGTTTTTTCAGAGATAAAAATCTCTCTATCGCCAGAAGAGTTACTGTAGTCTAGGTTATGAAGGGATCCCGATACTGCGAGAGCCCGTGTTTGTGAGAAAGAACCATTTGTTTGCGAAGACAAACCATCACTAGGCAATAGTAAGGGAAGGAAAGTCGATGGCGATTCTTTGGTGGGAGCACAAGAGCTCGCTGTCAGAAAAAGGATGGCAGAGACCAACCAAACGGATAGGGTTTTCGATTTTATTTTCATAGTACCTCGCTCCCATTTCCTTTGGAGATTAGGAGATACGGTCACTTGCTACATACTAGCCGACAATTGTCGATTAAAAAACTGACACCAAATTTCCATAAATATGGAATTTAGAAATCCCATCACTGAAAAATGACAGTCGCTGGAAAAAGAAACTGACTTACTTTTTTCCAATTTCAGAAAAATAAACTCCCTTTCCTGCTCTAATTGTCAGATTTGTGGGGAGATCTCCACTCCTTTGTAGTCAAATTCTGAACACTGGTCTATAAAAAACCGACATGTGTCGGTTAATTTGCTTGCCATATTTTTAACATCGTTTAGACTAATATCCCGAAATTGACCTAGATCCCTCTCAGTACAAGAGGATGCGAAAAACCGTTTTATTTAGAAATTTAGATTCGGAGAAAGTATATGAATTCCAAAAGAGAATCCCGAGTGCGCTTGGGTTTTACCATTGTTTGTTGTTTTCTGGTTTTGACTTGTTCAGACGAGAAATCTTCCCCTTCGCCAATCCTCGGTTTGGTGGATTCTAGTGCCACAGATAACTCTAGTTCCGCATTCAGTTCTTCCGGTGTGAGCCGTGCCGTTGCTCCTTCTCTTGGTTCGTCGCCGTATCTTGTGGGTGCAGGGATCTATGATATCACGGGTCCCGCCGCCGAAGTAGGGATGATGGGTTTTGCGGAATCAGCGCAAAAAACAGAAGGGATTTATATGCGCCTTTGGTCAAGGGCCTATATCATTGGGGATGCATCCAAACGAGTGGTTTTTGTGAGTGCTGACTTAGGAATGATTTTTCAATCCATCAAACAAGCAGTGAGTAAAAAAATTGCCTTAGATGCAGAACTATCACCTTATTACAATCAGGCGAACGTTCTTCTTTCGGCGACACATACACATAGTGGGCCTGGTGGGTATTCTCATTATTTTTTATACAACGCCACTACCTCCGGATTTATCAAAGAAAACTTTGATGTGATTGTCGATGGAATTTATCGTTCCATCAAACTCGCTCATCAAAATTTAGTTCCAGGTAATGTTTATATCAACCAAGGAAATTTAACAGATGCGAGTAAAAACCGTTCGGTGGCTGCTTATGATAAAAACCCTGTTGCTGAAAGAAATTTTTATTCTTCTAACGTAGACCAAACGATGACTCTTTTAAAATTAGTCGCGGCGGATGGTCGTGAGTTAGGGATGCTCAATTGGTTTGCAGTGCATCCAACCAACGTTGGTCCTACAAACAAACTCATCGGTGGTGACAATAAAGGTCTCGCTTCTTATCTTTTTGAAAAAACAAAAGGAACTAATTATTCAGCAAACCAAACCTTTGTGGCTGCTTTTGCACAAACAAATTCAGGAGATGTCACTCCTAACCTTTGGGGCCCAGCGGATGGGGTGAATGATTATGCGAGACAAAACATCATTGCAGAAAAACAATTAAACCGCGCCCAATCTCTTTATTCTTCTGCCACAACTCAACTTTCAGGTTCCGTTGACTTTCGCCACACGTTTGTTAACTTTTCCAATCTTTATGTAAGCAGTGTAGGAACTACAACCTGCCAAGCTGGTATGGGAGCATCTTTTTCTGCTGGAAGTGTGGAAGACAATGCTGTCTCTCTTGATTTTTTTGATGAAGGGACTACCGTTGATTCGTTGGATTGGAATACCAATTCTGCAGATGCGTTTAAGTCTAGTTTCCTTGGGGGAGCACTCGGTGTTCTTTGGCCAGCTTCTACAAGTGAAGCTTACAAACTTTGCCATGCCGAAAAACCTGTCCTCATTCCTACAGGGGTTGCTAGTTTTGATGGGAATCCTTGGACACCTCCTGTCATCCCCATGCAAATCATTAAAATTGGTAACTTAGCGATTCTTGCCATTCCTGCGGAAGTATCGACAATGGCAGGACGTAGACTTCGTTCTCTTGTGAAAAATGTTTTGGCCAATGAATACACGGTGATTGCTGGTCTCTCTAACTCTTACACCTCGTATCTGACAACAAGAGAAGAATACTCTTCCCAACAATATGAAGGTGCTTCCACTCAATTTGGACCAAACACACTTGTCGGTTATGAACAAGAATTTGGTAAGTTAGCAAGCGCTTTGCGAAACGGAAGTGTTTCCCCTGCTGGACCTACACCGGCTGATCTAACAAACTACCAAGCAACTTTTCAAACTGGAGTTGTCTTTGATGATATTCCTCTCTTTAAAAGTTTTGGAAATGTTTTCACACAACCAGCATCTTCTTATGCAAACGGAGCCACTGTGAGCGCTGTATTTTGGGGCGCCCATCCTAAAAACAATATGCTCATCGGAAGTAGTTTTGTGGATGTGGAAAAACAAAATGGATCTACTTGGACTGTGGTGGCTAGAGATAATGATCCTTCCACTACCTACAAATGGCAAAGGGATGGGATTGCCTATTCCAAAGTCACCGTCACTTGGAAAACGAGCTCCTTCCCATCGGGAACTTACCGCATCCGCCACCGTGGCCATTGGAAAAGTGGTTGGACGGGAGCCATCAGCGCTTACCAAGGAGTCACAAATAATTTCACAGTGCAGTAATATCTGAACTCACTTGCCTGACCCCTAAAAAGGTCAGGTATTTTCTTTGCAACGGGATTGACTAGGTTTCATTTCCTAGAAGGCTCGTACTATGGATAAATTGGTCGACGCATCCTTATCCCCTGACCTCGCTTCTAGGCCCTTTAAGTTCACTAGCAAACAAGGGAGGAGTAGACGCACTCGTTTGTTAACCATTGCATTGGAATTCCTTAGGGAAAAATCTCCAGAAGAGATTAGCTTTGCTGATATCTGCAAAGAGGCAAAAATCCCCAGGCCTTCCGCTTATCATTTTTTCCCCAATGTGGAAGCCATCTTCCATGGAATCCGGTTATTACACTCCGAAAGCTTGATTGAAAAATCACTTTTATTAAAAAGAGAAACCTTTCATTCTTGGGAACAATATATCGAACGTTCGATCGACGTGGCCGTGGAAGTCACAAATAAAGAAATTGCTTTTCCTCGTTTGATTTATGGATACAGGATGAGTAACCCTGAGATGCGTCAAGTGGGCCAAGAGTTAGACGCAAAACTAGCAAACCTTGCCAAACTGGGACTGATGGATCGGTTCGAACTACCAACCTTTGAAAATACAGATCCTATCTTTGCGGTTGCCTTTTCCATTGCCGATTCTCTTTTGAAACTTTCTTACCGAACCTATGGAGACTTTACTCCTTGGATGGTGGGAGAAGCAAAAAAGGCAACGATCTCGTATTTAAAAAATTATCTACCAGAAGTTTGCAAACCAAAATAGAAATGTGTTTTTATTGGTAGTTACCAGTAAAACTAGCACCACCAGCAGTCCCTCCATTGATGGTTCCAATATCGTTAATGAAGGTTGTTGCGTTATCAAAATATAGGGCTGTGGGACAATTATAAAGTCTGTTCCCATTGAAACTTATGGGATTGGTTCCCCCACCTTCATAAAAACAATACCGAGTGGTTCCGCCAGTGGTAAAAAGTGTATTTTGCTGGTAGGCATTTACATTACCGGCGCCAAAACCATGATAGATCGCCATACTAGTGTTACCCGTTCCTCCATCAAAACTGTTTCCCGTGACAATGGAATTAGAAGGATGACTAGAATTGAGCCCATAAGAAATATTTCCAGTACCTCCCGCAACTGTGTTATTTATAATGGTCGGAGTGTTCGCATCGGGAGTGTTATAGATTCCATGAGCAGAATCAAGAGCATTTCCTTCATATATGACATTACTGGTAATGGTTGGTGAGGAACTAAGTCCAACGGAGATTCCAAAAGTAGATTGGGTAGTCGAAACTCCTCCATGTATCGTATTGTTTGCTATATTTGCAGAAGATGACTCTAAGAGTATACCCACCGAATTTCCGTTAATGTTTGAGCCAGCTTCCACACGGTTGTTTGTGATTGTCGGTGAACCAGAAAAGCAATAGATCGCCATGAAGGTTCCTGTGGTGGCATTTGGATTCGATGATCCTCGTATCGTAAATCCATCCAAAATGGTAGAGGATGTGATGGTGGCGCCTGCACTGATTGTGAGAGAATCGGGAACCACTGATACTGTTGTATCCTCAATTTTTGTTATGTATAGATTTGAATTCCGATTTAAAAAATCAGAACTAAACCCACCGTATAACGAAACATTATTTACCAAACTAACTTGAGTTCCGAGCCCACTGTCCACAGGATAGTTCCCTTCCGAGACTAAAATGGCTGCGGGAGCGGTTGCTCCTGTGATGGCAGAAGGAATTGTGAGTTTGGCACTTCCTGGTGTGGTTCCTGGATTACCATTATTGCCAGAGGGGCTAACATAGTATAAATTTGTATTGGTAGCAAGAACAGTATAATTTCCTGTAACGGTTGCTAAACGAAATCCATTCGAGTCATTCCCATCCAACTGGAAACTGTTTTTTCCTACTGGGAGGGAACCAGAAAGATCTACAGTATCGTTTGCCGCGAAAGTGTTTGACCAAGTTTGATCGAGTGGAGTTCCTAAAACGGCGGAAAGAGAAGTCGGATTCATACTCCGATTGAAGACCACTCGGATTTTTGTGTTGGCGAGAATGACACATCCAACTGACGGAGTGACGGTGGCGGAAGGGCCCCCATACAAACCGAGAAGGATACTTAACTGGAGAAGGTTGTTCTTCTTTTTGGAGGGATCTAAATCTAAAAGTTCCCGAACAATCGGATTCAACAAACAATGGAATTGAAAAAATATAAGAACAAAAACTAAGATTAGATTCGTTTGGGAAGGTTTTATATATTTTCGCATCACAGATGAATCAGTAGGATATCTGTAATTGGTAAATAGGCAATGAATTTCTAAGGATTTCTTAGAATCTCGGTAAATTTATTTCATTCCGATATATGCGTACTCTGTGACCGTTTGGATGAAGTT
This genomic stretch from Leptospira congkakensis harbors:
- a CDS encoding cellulase family glycosylhydrolase, with amino-acid sequence MKIKSKTLSVWLVSAILFLTASSCAPTKESPSTFLPLLLPSDGLSSQTNGSFSQTRALAVSGSLHNLDYSNSSGDREIFISEKTNNQFTDQIFVDGLGREVSFRGFNISGNMKLAQHGFKPFANASDAEIAFGRLGKTTGSNIIRYTIAWEGVHPAVDTIDYNYLDAIISQMKKATAKRMYILLDYHEDLFSRHLFNKNSWHTGNGAPAWITKGGSYPTEYCGIICASWSQNNLTNEAVRRAFRNFWNNAPLSTSLGSRNMQTEFLWQIGKTSAYLKEKLTAEEFSYVLGLDPFNEPVDGGMEGLTPAQWDNQKLWPMYKKVRTILNQNGWENKWVFAEPLVFWNTNIGSAIAPATGGGHLLSPPGPGFVFNSHFYDAGRMGTDLTGIDNATYFKYLDEIRKESRYLKIPVFLSEFGMWLKGTGAKDTPRMINAVYQAMEVSDGNQTSKSRFADFYNPIVSGTQWHWDYYYNNHAEYMNGNPSKLITTKDAWNEEDFSVVGNYGTSFNLNNHVIERGYLRKSQGRLMSSHYNAVGSDTWNKVFSWAAIKPGNTESKYFADKRFQLVIWKGRFSDAPTEVYLPSHFDLTKAIVISEKRIYNQSIPTTPSQETNEAIVIPDRNRETGSGNILHIWDDLDVEENPNSSYHYVLVVDGAGASYSAQTLQEIQSKLNTRILLEQKSPIYLTGKMTYSGYPTEQ
- a CDS encoding neutral/alkaline ceramidase — translated: MNSKRESRVRLGFTIVCCFLVLTCSDEKSSPSPILGLVDSSATDNSSSAFSSSGVSRAVAPSLGSSPYLVGAGIYDITGPAAEVGMMGFAESAQKTEGIYMRLWSRAYIIGDASKRVVFVSADLGMIFQSIKQAVSKKIALDAELSPYYNQANVLLSATHTHSGPGGYSHYFLYNATTSGFIKENFDVIVDGIYRSIKLAHQNLVPGNVYINQGNLTDASKNRSVAAYDKNPVAERNFYSSNVDQTMTLLKLVAADGRELGMLNWFAVHPTNVGPTNKLIGGDNKGLASYLFEKTKGTNYSANQTFVAAFAQTNSGDVTPNLWGPADGVNDYARQNIIAEKQLNRAQSLYSSATTQLSGSVDFRHTFVNFSNLYVSSVGTTTCQAGMGASFSAGSVEDNAVSLDFFDEGTTVDSLDWNTNSADAFKSSFLGGALGVLWPASTSEAYKLCHAEKPVLIPTGVASFDGNPWTPPVIPMQIIKIGNLAILAIPAEVSTMAGRRLRSLVKNVLANEYTVIAGLSNSYTSYLTTREEYSSQQYEGASTQFGPNTLVGYEQEFGKLASALRNGSVSPAGPTPADLTNYQATFQTGVVFDDIPLFKSFGNVFTQPASSYANGATVSAVFWGAHPKNNMLIGSSFVDVEKQNGSTWTVVARDNDPSTTYKWQRDGIAYSKVTVTWKTSSFPSGTYRIRHRGHWKSGWTGAISAYQGVTNNFTVQ
- a CDS encoding TetR/AcrR family transcriptional regulator codes for the protein MDKLVDASLSPDLASRPFKFTSKQGRSRRTRLLTIALEFLREKSPEEISFADICKEAKIPRPSAYHFFPNVEAIFHGIRLLHSESLIEKSLLLKRETFHSWEQYIERSIDVAVEVTNKEIAFPRLIYGYRMSNPEMRQVGQELDAKLANLAKLGLMDRFELPTFENTDPIFAVAFSIADSLLKLSYRTYGDFTPWMVGEAKKATISYLKNYLPEVCKPK